GCCTGTAGCAGCCGGCCGCTGATATCGTCGGCTGTGGAGATGTTCATGGCAAAGCCGCCGGACTCCTTGGCCAACCGTTCCAGGAGCGGCTGGTTGGCGCTGTTGCCGATGACCATGGTAAACAGGCGTATGTCATATTTTCTCAACAGCTCCAGAAAATCCCGCTGTTCGGTCTGGCCGACATTGGCAACCCCGTCGGTCACCAGGATCACCCCGGTGGTCCGATCATTATCAAGCTTGCGATAAGCCTGCTCGAGCCCGGCGAACAGGTTGGTCCCGCCGCCGGACGGAAGAGCCTTGACCCGGTCGCTCCACTGGCGGACCTGCTCGGGGTCAGCAGCAACATAACCGCTGGTCAGCTCCTGGGCGCTGTTGTTGAAGGTGATGATGCGGAACCGGTCAGCCGGGCGCATGGCCGCAAGTACGCGACTGACGCCAGCGGTCAGGGTCGCGATCTTGTGCCCGCCCATGCTGCCGGAAGTATCGAGGACAAAGGTCCAGTCCACCCCCTCCGCAATCGGCTGCAGATCAGCCGCCGGCGTGACCACCAGCATGAAAGTGCCGGGTTCTTCCCGTTGCGCCTTGTAAGGGATCAGTTCGATCCGGGCCGGAACCTGATCGTCAAGGCGGTAGTAGAAAACGATATCCCGCCCCAGGTCGCTCCCTTCGGGACGGTCGATAGTCACGTCGATGAGCGTGCCGCCCCCCTCGTCAGCGGCTACGGTGCTGACCACGGCCTCCTTGTCGAGACCGGGCAGACGCACATCCTTGATGGGAAAAGCGGACTTGAGCTGCAGATGAAAACTGAACGGCCCGCTCACCCGGTCGTCAACCGACCAGAAAGCGATCCGCTGATCATCGACATTCCCTTCCGCCAGGGGGTACAGGTAACGGCCGACATTCTGATCGATGTCCAGCGGCTGATAATAGACCAGCCGTACCCGGATCTCGCTCTGCGCCGGGATATTGCCGACCCGGACATCGAAGGCCTTATAATCATGCTGTTCCGCCAGGGCGACCTGCTGCCCCTGGGCCTGCTGTTCCGCATAAATCTTTCGAGCCTGGACCTTCTCTACCACCTCGCCGAGAATTTCCCGGCCCGCGACCCAGAGTGACAGCTCCGACAGGCTCGCCTGCTTCGGCAGCGGAAAGGAGTAGATCCCTTCAATCGGGCTGGTGCCGCTATTGGCAAAGACCTGGTCGACCTCGGTACGGACAAAGCCGTTGTTGATGGTGACCTCGACCCGGTGGGAGCGGATCCCCAGTGCGGCATCAGCGCCCGCCCCGATCGGTTTCAGCAAGCCGGCCGCCCACCCCGGGTTGCCACATAGCGCGACCATGATGAGGGTTAACAACGGGATGCGGATTCGCTTCATAGTGTGTTTGATGATGCTGAACATCAGCTGGCCTCCTGTTCATGAATGGGTTTCCCATTCCAATCGCAGGAGCTGTGCCAGTTTGGATGATAGAGGATAACACCCTTATTTCACAATAATTTGTCCTGAAAAACGGAGGTACTGGCCAGGCGGTGAAAAACTAATTCTGGCATTTTGTGTCGAAGCGCAGTACATTTTATGCATGAGCGTGATAGAAAAACTCACTTCCGAAGAGCGCCGTTTTTTCGAACTGGTCAGCGCCGCTGCATTCAGCAATCCCTTCGGCGCAGAACGCGATCGACTGGACGAGCAACTGGCCGGACTGACCGGCGGGTCGCGCCCGCAGTTGCAGGCCGCCATCGCGTCGGTGCGAGAACGCATCCGGACCCTACAAAGCGTCGGCAAGGCCAACCTGCCCCTGTACGCTCCCGAGGATCGCAAAGCTCTCGCCCTGGGCCTGCTGTTCGAGCAGTTTCACCTGTATATTGACCAGTTTGACCGTTTGATCCAAGAGCAGATCAAGGCAGGGGACGAACCTTGTGCGGTGCCGTTTTCGGGGGAGTTGCTGACGCGCCTGCGGGAGTTCGGCTTCAAGGCCGACGAAGCACGCCACTACTTTGCCTTTTTCTACCAGCTGCGGAGAGCCTTTTTCTTCATCAGCCAACTGGCCGGGACCAGTCCATCCATGTGCCAGCTGCGCTGCAATCTCTGGAATAATATCTTTACCCACCAGGCGCAGCGCTATGAATCGGCCCTGTGGGACCGGATGGAGGATTTTTCCACCCTGCTGCTAGGTGAGACCGGAACCGGCAAAGGGGCAGCAGCGGCGGCGATCGGTCGCTCGGGCTATATCCCCTTTGATCCAAAAACCGCCCGCTTTGCCGAGAGCTTTACCCGTAACTTCATCGCTATCAACCTGTCCCAGTTTCCGGAGAATCTCATCGAGTCGGAATTGTTCGGGCATAAAAAAGGCGCCTTTACCGGCGCGGTGGACAATCATCAGGGAATCCTCGCCCGCTGTGTCCCCCATGGAGCGATTTTTCTCGACGAAATCGGCGACGTGACCGTGCCGGTCCAGATCAAACTGCTCAAGGTGCTGCAGGAACGCAGCTTCAGCCCGGTCGGCAGTCATGTCAACAAACCGTTTCGCGGCCGGATCATCGCCGCGACCAACCGCCCCTTGGCTGAATTGCGCCGCCAGGGCAGTTTTCGGGACGACTTCTACTACCGACTCTGTTCCGATGTTATCGAGGTTCCACCCCTGCGCCAACAGCTCGCCGAAGATCCCGCCTCCCTGGAGCCCCTGTTGAAAAGCGTGCTGCAGCGGATTCTCGGCCAGGCCGAGCCCGATCAGGTGCGGGACATTCGCAGCGCTCTGCAGCAACATTTACCCAGCAACTACCCGTGGCCCGGCAATGTCCGCGAACTGGAACAGGCGATCCGCCGCACTCTGCTCTCCGGCCGCTACACGGGCGATCCCTTCGCCACCCCCACCGCCCAGGAGAGCCTGCCGACCCTGGTCGCAGCAGGAGAGCTGAGCGCCCGGCAACTATTGTCCCACTATTGCCGCCAGCTGCACCAACGCTACGGCAGCTATGAAGAAGTGGCCCGCAGAACCGGCCTCGACCGCCGCACCGTCAAGAAACATATCCAGGATCAGGACTGATCGGCGCCCCTCCCCCAAAATAACTTTACGGTGCTTCGCTCAGGAGCGCCTGACCGCCAGTGCCACATTGGCAACAAAGATCAGCAAAGCCCCGCACCAGCCGGCCAGGGTCAGGGCGGGTTCGGCGATCAGCAGCGGTCCGAGGATAGCGGCCAGCAGAATTCTGGTCGAGGAGATGATCGAACCTTCCACCGCCGTGACATACAAAAACCCGTAGGTGATCAGATACTGGCCGAGAATCCCGGCCAGGGCGCAGCTGCCCAGAAAGAACAACTCCGTGGCATCGGGCAGAAAAATCGCCTGATGGAACAGACTGAAGATCAGCACCGAGCCCAGCCCGAACATGAAGAACAGAATGGTCTGCGAATCATGATGGCGGCGGCTGACATTCAGGTAAATCATCGCCACCGCCGCGGAGATCCCGGAACCCAGCCCCCACAGATTGGCCACCCCGAAGTGAAAATCATCCGGGGCAAGGACCATCCAGATCCCGACAAAGGCCATCACGACAATGCCCATGGTCACGGGATCGCGCTGCCCGCGCAGAAAAAACCACGAGAACACGGCAACGAATAGCGGATAGGTCATATTGAGGATATTGGCCTCGGCGAGCGACCCCATATCCACGGCTTTGAAGAAGCAGAACACCGCGATACTGTTGGCCACGGCTCGGCCGATCAGCAGCTGATACTTGCGTGGCTTAATACGTTGTTGCTGCAGCGCCATGGTCGCCGCGACAATGACAAACCCGAGCAGAAAACGGGCAAAGACGAAATAAGCCGAATCGATGACCACATAGCTTTTTGCCAGGCGGATGATCAGGGTGGCCAGATAGAAAAAAAATGCGGAACAGAAAATAGCGAACCAGCCAACCAGCTGACGGGACAGCTGGGGCCGGGCAAAACGAACCCGAGCATTCATGTGAGATATCTTTCAGAAGAAAAGAGGATATGATTTTTATAACGAAATCGGTCCGGAAAAGAAAGCCCGATCAGTCCCGGTGCTCGGACCAGCCGGCCTGGTATACTGAAAACAAGCCAGGCTGCCAAACAGAGCGAGGGCTCGTGGCAGGTGCCCGCCTCACCGCCATCGAACAGCCCGGCCGCAGGGCAGCATGGCTACAAATTCATGCGAAAGGAGCATCAGCAATGAAACATGTCGTCCTGACCGGAGCCAATCGGGGAATTGGCCTGGCCCTGGCCAAACATTATCAGCAGGAAGGCTGGCGGGTCACCGGGGTGTGCCGGGAATCCTCCCCCCAACTTGACAAAGTTGCCAGCCAGGTGATCTCCCCCATTGATGTGACCGACCCGGCCAGCGTCGCCCGCCTGGTCAGCGCCCTGCACGGGCAGACCATCGATCTGCTCATCAACAATGCCGGCGTCATGCAGAATGAAGTTCTGGGCAGCATCGACTTCGATTCCCTGCGCCTGCAGATGGAAGTCAATGCCTTTGCCCCGCTGCGGGTCAGCGAGGCGCTGCTGCCGAACCTGCGCAACGGCAGCAAGATTGCCAACATCACCAGCCGTATGGGGTCGATTGCCGACAACGATTCCGGCGGCCGCTACGGTTACCGGGCTTCAAAAGCCGCCTTCAACGCCTTAGGCCGCTCCCTGGCCATGGACCTGAAACAGCGCGGCATCGCCGTCGCCCAACTGCATCCGGGGTTTGTCAAAACCCGCATGGTCAACTATGGCGGCATGATTGAACCGGAGGAGTCCGCAGCAGGG
This genomic window from Pelobacter seleniigenes DSM 18267 contains:
- a CDS encoding DMT family transporter, with the translated sequence MNARVRFARPQLSRQLVGWFAIFCSAFFFYLATLIIRLAKSYVVIDSAYFVFARFLLGFVIVAATMALQQQRIKPRKYQLLIGRAVANSIAVFCFFKAVDMGSLAEANILNMTYPLFVAVFSWFFLRGQRDPVTMGIVVMAFVGIWMVLAPDDFHFGVANLWGLGSGISAAVAMIYLNVSRRHHDSQTILFFMFGLGSVLIFSLFHQAIFLPDATELFFLGSCALAGILGQYLITYGFLYVTAVEGSIISSTRILLAAILGPLLIAEPALTLAGWCGALLIFVANVALAVRRS
- a CDS encoding VIT domain-containing protein produces the protein MFSIIKHTMKRIRIPLLTLIMVALCGNPGWAAGLLKPIGAGADAALGIRSHRVEVTINNGFVRTEVDQVFANSGTSPIEGIYSFPLPKQASLSELSLWVAGREILGEVVEKVQARKIYAEQQAQGQQVALAEQHDYKAFDVRVGNIPAQSEIRVRLVYYQPLDIDQNVGRYLYPLAEGNVDDQRIAFWSVDDRVSGPFSFHLQLKSAFPIKDVRLPGLDKEAVVSTVAADEGGGTLIDVTIDRPEGSDLGRDIVFYYRLDDQVPARIELIPYKAQREEPGTFMLVVTPAADLQPIAEGVDWTFVLDTSGSMGGHKIATLTAGVSRVLAAMRPADRFRIITFNNSAQELTSGYVAADPEQVRQWSDRVKALPSGGGTNLFAGLEQAYRKLDNDRTTGVILVTDGVANVGQTEQRDFLELLRKYDIRLFTMVIGNSANQPLLERLAKESGGFAMNISTADDISGRLLQAKSKVLHQNLHDVEIVIDGERVTDLTPQQPGNLYLGQQLVQLGRYQGSGEVTIRLRGKISDQQQQWQTRAVLPEIDRDNPELERIWALAKIDELMTQVRDEGENEALRQQITELGLRYSLVTDYTSMLVVNDGVLEREGLQQHNAERVQRERAAQQQRAAQPVTSYRVDTTAASTEGNSQGAFGNRPAPGIGSGPVGLLVVPLVAWLKRRKQQ
- a CDS encoding SDR family oxidoreductase, with the protein product MKHVVLTGANRGIGLALAKHYQQEGWRVTGVCRESSPQLDKVASQVISPIDVTDPASVARLVSALHGQTIDLLINNAGVMQNEVLGSIDFDSLRLQMEVNAFAPLRVSEALLPNLRNGSKIANITSRMGSIADNDSGGRYGYRASKAAFNALGRSLAMDLKQRGIAVAQLHPGFVKTRMVNYGGMIEPEESAAGLVARIASLNLDNSGSFWHSNGEELPW
- a CDS encoding sigma 54-interacting transcriptional regulator, whose translation is MSVIEKLTSEERRFFELVSAAAFSNPFGAERDRLDEQLAGLTGGSRPQLQAAIASVRERIRTLQSVGKANLPLYAPEDRKALALGLLFEQFHLYIDQFDRLIQEQIKAGDEPCAVPFSGELLTRLREFGFKADEARHYFAFFYQLRRAFFFISQLAGTSPSMCQLRCNLWNNIFTHQAQRYESALWDRMEDFSTLLLGETGTGKGAAAAAIGRSGYIPFDPKTARFAESFTRNFIAINLSQFPENLIESELFGHKKGAFTGAVDNHQGILARCVPHGAIFLDEIGDVTVPVQIKLLKVLQERSFSPVGSHVNKPFRGRIIAATNRPLAELRRQGSFRDDFYYRLCSDVIEVPPLRQQLAEDPASLEPLLKSVLQRILGQAEPDQVRDIRSALQQHLPSNYPWPGNVRELEQAIRRTLLSGRYTGDPFATPTAQESLPTLVAAGELSARQLLSHYCRQLHQRYGSYEEVARRTGLDRRTVKKHIQDQD